Below is a genomic region from Miscanthus floridulus cultivar M001 chromosome 1, ASM1932011v1, whole genome shotgun sequence.
TCCGCCATACGGCAGCAGGCGACATGGACCCTGGCTgaaccatcgagggaagcggtgaaacgcgccccaggTGCGGTCGCCAGCTGGATGACTAgagccccagccctgagggcccgggGCCATGGGCCTTTAGCCGGCGCATCCAGAGAGCACCATTCCCACAGCATTTCCGgcctcccaccaacatcaccaaatacaccggggagacaaactcAGGCATTTGActtgaagacttccggctcgcctgtcgagccgaaggagtggatgatgactttttcatcatccaatatcttcccatttgcgtcggggaacatgttcgggcatggctcaaattccttccacacgacagcatctatgactgggcagacctcaagagggtcttcgtcgggaatttctaggggacgtacggCCACccaggaaactcctgggacctcaagagctgccagcaggagcccagtgaatccctatgggattacatccgtaggttttcCCAATGTTGtaactccctccctaatgtcgtAGACGTAGACATCATCAGTGCTTTCCACTCTGGGACAaactatgagtccctgatccacaagcttggctgcctaaaaccccgcACCATCCACGATCTGCTTGacgtcgccaccaaccatgcctctggcaaggaggcggtcggagcggtcttcagcggaggctgggacaaaggcaagcccaagcgtGCGGATCTAGatgaaggcccctccactcagaggggcaagaagaacaggaAGGATCGACGCCGGTCAGACGACACCGTGTTTATTGCCGTAGCTGATCGCACACCCAGGCAGCCCCAATAGGgactgcctaaccacttcaacaaactcatggatggttcGTGCCCCAATCATGCCTATCTCGTCAAatacctctacaaggagtgcgagGTCCTCAAATGTTTTCCTCCGACAGGCCGACGCGCCAAAGGAGGGGGCGGTAAGGAGCCGGTAGCCAAGAGGGTGGCACggcaggcaaggatggggatggttTCCCTAAacctgaggagtgcatcatgatcttcggttgGGTCCAACGCCATCTGGTCCAAACGCTAGTATAAGGTACGCTACAGGGAGGCGTGCATCGCCGAAACGACCGTCCCCTCCTTTCTCAGCTGGTCGGAAtccccgatcacctttgatcagagggaccatccctcctatgTCGTGAGatcaggatgctacccgctcatcattaaccccattgtccacaagaagcgcctcaccaaggtgctaatggatgggggcagcggtctcaacatcctgtacgtcgacaccctcgatgccatgcgcatcccctgatcGAAGCTCCGCCTagcgggctcccccttccacgggGTAATCCCGGGAGCGTAGGCATGCCCACTCAGACAGATCAATATGCCCGTCACATTCGAcagccgagccaacttctgctcgggggtcctcacctttgaagtggtagactttccagggtcctaccacgccatcttggggcagccatgctacgcaagattcatggtgatccccaactacacctacctcaagctaaagatgccgagaCCAAACGGTGTCATCACAGTGAGTAGCACCTTCTCACATGTTTTCgagtgcgaccgcgagcactacgagctcaccactgcggtcatcaactcatctgagctCCTGCAGCTCGGGGAGTCGTCAACCCCagtagtcctagactacaacaaaccaacctcctcgatggccttccgcccactcgaggaaaccaaggcggtgggtatcgaccccaccaacccaaccaagacagtaTGAATTAGGACCCAGCTCTCGGCCCAATAGGAATGCGAGCATGTCGACTTCCTGCGCAacaatcatgatgtctttgcatggcagccttctgacatgccagggatACCACGAGAAGTCACCAAGCACGCGCTATGCCTTATCCCGAGCTCAAGGCCTGCCAAGCAACGCCTGTGTCGTTTCGATGacaagaggcgtagggccataggcaaagagatCGCCAAGCTCCTAGCAGCCAGATTCATTAGGGAGGTTTcccactccgactggctcgctAATCCCGTCCTtgtcaaaaagaagaccgggaagtggagaatgtgcgttgattacaccagACTTAATAAAGCATGTCCGAAGGACcactttcctttaccacgcatagaccagataattgactccacctcgggttgtgagatcctctcctttctggatgcctactcaggctatcaccagattgcgatgaaagattctgatcagctcgcaacctcatttatcaccccgtatggttcgtactgctacgtaaccatgcctttcggtctgaagaatgctggcgccacctactaaaggtgcatgcagcaatgcttcgccgaccaaatcgacccgcctaATCAGCCTGACCAGGCTGAACGGTTGAAACCAACAAtcatcgtctatgttgatgatatagtggtcaaaatggctcgagcttgcgacctgatcgtaaacttggccacaacattcatgaaccttcgaaggttcaacatcaagctaaatcccaaaaaatgtgttttcggggttccaagaggaaagctgcttggatacatcgtatccgagcgcggcatcgaagccaaccccaaaaaaatcatagccatctccaacatgggtcccatacgcaatgtaaaaggcgtacaaaggctcaccggctgcctAGCCGCCCTTAGTCGCTTCATCTCCCGGCTTGGCGAATGGGGGCTGCCACtttataagctcctcaaaaagacataCACCTTCGTTTGGACCAAGGAAGCCCAGTAGGCTCtcaaaagcctcaaaacatccctgaTGTCAACCctgatcctcgtcgctcccaaatggggagaacccctcctcctttacgtcgcggcaagtaaccatgtggtgagtgccgccttggtcgtcgaaagggaggaaccaggacgccgctcaaggtacagcgacccgtGTACTTCATTGGAgaagtacttaccgaccccaaggttcggtacccctaggtgcagaaactcctatacgccgtgctaatggccaccaggaagctcctacactacttcaccgaccacgaagtcatagtcatcacttcatacccactcggagacatcatccacaatcGTGACGCCACAGgacgaatctctaagtgggcccttgaactcatgggccatgacatcaggtataccccctgcaccgcaattaagtctcaggctctcacggattttgtcgccgaatggacggaggtccagctaccggccCAGGACGtctcccacgagtactggacaatgtacttcgatgggtccgtaatggtgcCTGGCTCGGAGGCTGGAGTGGTTCTTATCTCGCCAGACGGGAGTAGGCttcgctacgccatccgcctccacttttcagctTCAAAAAACGacgtggaatacgaggcccttatcaatggactatgcatcgccatcgagctcggtgctatgcGACTCTATGTCCGCGGCAACTCggaactagtcgttgatcaggtcatgaaggagtcctcctacaaaagtcccctcttgacagcatactgccaagaggtgcgtaagctcgaggacaaattctagagaatcaaactgcatcacgtccctcgaagggacaacgccgccgccgatttcctcgcaaaattggccgccaggagaGATCTGTCCCCAAGCGGAGTCTTTATCAATGACGTCCATGAGCCGTCCACCCGTATCCTAGAAGGTTCGACCTAGACATGCCTCGACGGCCAGCTGACACTCGGGGGCTCTGATCCCAGTACCTCTATAACGACATCACCCGCGGacgtcgccgtattggcactcgatcaaaccgattggcgagtaccactactcgcctacctcctcgaggaggttctcccacctgaaagaacTGAAGCCCGATGAATCGCTCGATGCACCAAGACCTTTGTTTTGCTTGGCAACAAACTCTACAAATAGAGTCcgtcaggagtgctcatgaagtgcgttcCCGCCAGTCGGGGAAAAcagatcctcctcgaggtccattccGGGATACGCGAgcatcatgtggccccaaggtcCCTGGTCGAAAAaacctttcgctaaggtttttactagcccaccgtgcTACGAGATGCAGATGAGGTCGTCCACAgatgcgaaggatgccagttctacgctcgacaaacccaTTTACCAgcgcaagagctccaaaccatcccaatcacttggccattcgtggtctggggcctcgacatggtaggacctctcaagaaaggtcCAGGCGATtttactcacctactcgtagtagtcgacaagtttaccaaatggatagaggccaagcccatcaccaatcttcgctcagaagaggcggtcaaattctttctcgacatcatctatcgatttggtgttcctaactgtattatcACTGACCACAGGACTAACTTTACCGGGAAAAAGTTCTAAGACTTCAGcaatggatacgacatcagaatCAATTGGGCTTCGgttggacatccatgaactatcggtcaggtcgaacgcgccaatggcatggtcctccaaggactcaagtcgcgcatcttcaaccgactcaacaAACACGTCGGGcggtgggttgcagaggtcccagtgatcctttagagcctaagaacaaccccaaaccgatccatgggattcacacctttcttcctgaccTACGGAGCAGAAGTTGTGTTGCCCTTCGACCTCGACCACGACGCACCGAGAGTAAAAGCTTTCGACCGTGACTGAGCCACGGTGGCTCAACAAGACACAGTcaacctgctcgaagaggcccatgagacaaccgtcatctgctctgctcgctatcaacaaaccctccgcaagtaccacgaaaggaagatcagaggaaggattctcgaagtcggtgatctcgtgctccaaaggacccaatcgacgaaggaaaaacacaagatctctccaccctaggaaggaccctatatggtaaccaaagtaatccgaccgggcacctaccgactagaggacaacaacggcaatgttctcaacaacacttggaacattgaacagctacgtcgttttttccCTTAGAATCGGTCTAAACACCTTCGGTTAAAGCACATGCTCCTGTAAGAGCGCCCCCGTTCGAACACTTTCAAcccgggtcgctcaggggctccataaatatacaaatattgagtaTTGCCTCTCTTTCcctttactttcatatggagaaactccttatCCAAACGAAAGGGCAGTTCgctcctttgatttaccttacgcAACTTTACTTTAGAATGTTCCGACTgattgcaccccgccttttcctacggctacGACCGGCCAAGCCTTGCGAGCCATGCCCCGGGCTTGTGAAGTTGCAGCCCATGaaacaaatgggcaggtatgagagagaaagaaatttaaaacaaaattatgctaagggagaactaaggaacaaaagggaacaagcttcctcgaacggagcaactccatcacaaaaacaaaaaccgattgcagtcattaaaacacacacgaacatTTAAACACAGGGGTtcccccccatgaacttaaccaTTACATTTTTCTACTATTACAAAAACTACTATGGCCACTCGACAACTTCACTTGAATGTCAGAAATCGCTCGGTTCTGTTCCTTCAAAACTTTGGCAAAACGCAATAGGTACCTCAAGAGCGTGGCAcctatagatgctcagtagaagaacatggagctcctgaccttcttatGCAATCAAGGCAGCTCCTGAGGGGGGGGCACCGCTACCGAGGTAAGGTCGCCATGGCTGGAAGaattctcatcaaactttatgaactggccaacttgAGCAGCTGTAGgcacggaaccctccaccagcatagTCATGAGTAACCTCCCCTCTGACGAGGCTCGCTCAGAAAAGATCCACCAGAAAGTCTACACACGGCTCTATCCCGAAGAAGACCTCACAGACCAGATCCAGCGTCACCTCCAATCTGACATCACTTACTCtttctctcacttaggaaccaccacaACGtataggcactctcggtgagaaagaagaaggaagagagagCGAGGAATCTCCGCCAGAAGAGACCaccagacctccctgagtcgatTGAGTCACCTAGGAGGGACACCAGGCGAcaagtaaggagcaaagggacgcctcatgtaggccatgtcgactccgtctcgaacgacgagcacgggtcccgggcggacatttccgactaaagcCCTCCAAGCCCCatcactccagtcgtcaaggtaaacgTTACCAAacccccctctatttcattacaaatcattcatacattcatacgtgcattcatctcatacgcctgaacccccccccagacggttagggcatgaaccgcccgggggctcgggaactaagcatcgcacgtgcagcgaaatgcactgGAACGCCCCGTGTTGCGCCATGAAGCGGCGgcttgcctcatttgacatgagcaaccaaacagagccagggaagaaaaccgtagatgaggaaccgtgcggccttcgcccggtctggcaaaccgagtcatctcaaccttctcgttcgattatGAACCTCTCGCtagacccacagaatctccatcgaggaaaggccgtcaggccacccgggtcagtctccggaatgacctaggcatctgcctagttgtaggtaaaggagtagtggaatgccacaagagggctatgccaaccccgtcatgaacgacggacccagattccgctcgatcacacccgttagcgagctcaccgagctagtctttgagcctgagcgatcgggacaggcgacgaaactcagtcccttcggttgtgaggaaccaaatGGGGTAtcgcaaaacaactcacatcgacccccacgaaggcccaacaaggcttgggggcttaaatgccatgggaccgcaactccgaactcgcgtcgataggatcggcgacatccggctatggctcttgggaccgcaaCTTTGAACTCACGTCGATAGGATTGGCGACATccagctatggctcttgggaccgtgattccaaactcacgtcgacaggataggcgacatccggctacggctcttgggaccgtgactccgaaatCGTGTCGACTGGATcggtgacatccggctacggcttttGGGACCACGACTTCGAACTCGCGTaatggcttcactaactaaaactaactctctcgatccatggCGAGCACCGATGCCTAGGTCTACTCGcaactccaccttacccgatcccatggcgcgcaccgatgccaaagatcaaactctattgcatccaaaactaaacttcctcgcccgatccccgATGTGCACCGGCGTCGGGATcaataagttctgtctcaatccaatccccgcgcttaaaaacacctcggctgcacaacgacgccatggttaaacaaaattacgTCTTAAAACTCAAAACACGCGCACCCATAGACACAACACAAAGAACCCCCCagccggttctgcccgaaccacccgggggctcaggggctacacccgtgggtgcgctcgcgcgcacccgccagcaAGACAAAAAAATCCCCTGGACGATTCAGCTCAAATCgcctgagggctcgggggctcctgtcgggttcataaacccggggtccctcgaggaccagcTTCCATGCCCGGGCTCGacccaggaaaacaacatatagttcatgggtCGGCCCAAAAATCTAAAACATAGCAGGCCAAAAGGGTAGTTcggtcgccgaccggaaggtctacccttaaGAACAAGCGTTCGCTcgacaacttcttcggcccacctctccaactggagcgctcgcttcgggcaCCAGTGCGTCTCTGAGCGgtttctccaatcggaaggcctgaaacgctgcttcctactctgaccccgcgactccgaccccacgaccggggttcatgggaaccctgctcatcgctcttctccgaccggcgcactgagagccgactggagccatctgaccgggggctccccgttcagaaggaactagaagacgtgcggagaaaggcaaggcatggctcacaagtcaaaaccactgtactagggaccataccatgtacgaaacagtgctctgcagccaccctgacacaaagtattgtaggggccgctggaaactcccatacggtaagccccccgcgtgtctctggacatcgatcgcagtatgggctctaggatttgccataccgggtgaacatggcgcagctcctcacatgccactaggcatcaaaaagtatttgcaggtaccggcattatccttcctgaagaagatagctcgatctcccgtgcacatctgacatcctacagcaacATCGACGGTATTGgggggcgtcaaccattatccagttttcatcaacgtaggcagcaaggcttagaaacatctgtactctctccctctcacctgtaaagccatccacttcatctataaaaggggatgcgctccctccaacgaggggagatcgacttcaccaagcttagactcactagatcgacatcaataccttacaaccgcaggaccaccaagttccgaccgcaacccttccggtcaGAGCCAACCGAATCTCTTGTACACCCTCTCCTTTCtcattcttgtttgtaaccccactacagacttcgagcacctgggctcaggaataaagtcaccgaccgaccccgactagacgtagggcacgttggccgaaccagtataaatcctgtgtcattgagtgctaggccacctccgatcacaacgtacagcaaaactacaaatattcactagttggtcactttctgcaccgacagtataAGTTGGTGGTAATGTGCGGTTCACTCAACGTGCATAGTGTATCTAAGTTGTTTGAACTCTAGGGGTGTGTAAATGGTATCTAGGCTGACCTTCGTGGACACACACATGTGCCGGTACCGGATGCACGATCGCATATACAAAGAAGAAATATTTTTTGTCATCGTTCCGGTCATTGCCCAATTGTAAGTGTGTTGTACTAACGAGGACGTTGACCCAATTGAGAAAAGGAGGAGGGGTCATATATGTGACATTCAGGGGCTGTTTGGTTATACTTCTTCACCTAGCAACTATGTTGACTCGTTGGGCGAGGATATAAAGCCAACTTATTTGTTTGGATGCCTAGCCAGAGTACTTAGGGACCTGTGTGGGTAGGATTTGCTTTGCCATTGTGGGAGAGCCAAATTGTGTCTCCTAGATGGGCAAGCTTCTCGTTGCTTGCACCAAGGAGATGAGGCAAGGCAAGCTAGCCACACCTAGGAACCAAACATGCCTTCAATCAAGTTGGATTTAGTCTATAGTGACATGTATTATGTATTAATGTGAGATTGTAGGGGTTTAATATCACCTTGGTTGTTGAAAAGATTTGCCCTTATCCTTGCAAGAGAGCCAAATTGGCTCTCCTAGGTGGACAAGCTTCTTGTTGCTTGAGCTAGAGAGGTGAGGCCAGGCAAGGCTAGCCACACCCAGGAACAAGCATGCCCTGAGTCTAGTTTGgatttggcccatagtggtccGTATTATGTATTGAGATGAGATTGTAGGGTTTAATACCACCTTGGTTGTTGAATGTgggttagaccaacatataaaGGTTATAGAATCATTATCACCATCCCCGGTTAATTCTTTTGCGTAAAGTGAGAACGAAAACATGAGTTGGTAATAATGTATGGATCTGAGCTATTTGGACTATGGTATTATTCCTTCTGCTCGTTACGTATATGGATCTCACATCTCAATAAATAGTAAACAGCATTTCAGGTTCtacaagaaagaaaagagtgACGATTTTTTTTTCTTCAGGATCTACAAGAAAGAAGAGTGACGATTCTTTGACTAGACCATCTTAGCTTGGATCCAGATCACACTCTTAAATTCTGGGTCGGTGCTTACCTACAAAGTCAAAAGGAGAAATCAGAAATACACGCTAGTCAGACGCAAAGCCAGATTTTGCTGACTTATTGCAGCTCGCCTTCACACAAGTTGCATATCTTCAGTCTTCTCTTTTTTTGGTGCTGCTGCAGGATATATTGACCAAGCTTCCTATACACTATATATAAACTTCACTACTGCAGAGACCATGGCCACCATCAGAAGCTGTGAACATGGCCACCATCAAATCTTGCTCTTCCAGACTTCTTCCAGTGGCTCTCCTGCTGCGTGGTAAGCTGCCTCTACACCCTCTCTTCTCGCTTTGATTCTTCTCTGCCATCGTTCTCTTGCTCCGTCTTGAATGATGCTCATTTCTTAATTATGCAGGGCTCATAGTGATGGGCTCCACTCCAGGATTGGAAGCAAAGGACAAGGACGGGAAGGTGTGCATCGAGATCTGCCTGGAAGCGGACTACATGACGTGCCCGTCCACAGGCAACGCGAAGCTCAACCCGGCGTGCAACTGCTGCCTGGCCAACGAGGACGGCTGCACCATCTACTTGAAGGACGGGACAGTGGAGAAATGCCCAAGAACCTGATCGGCGGCTTCTTTTGTATGGCCAAACAATAAGATATGTCTTGATGTTGAATAAAAGGTCTATCCCTTTACGGACTTACATAATTGGGATAATTTCTGTTGAACCCAAGTCATCTTGCAAAAGTAAACGAATTGTGTCATAAACAATGATTCAGTGGCTCCATATGATTCCATCATCAGGTG
It encodes:
- the LOC136476006 gene encoding proteinase inhibitor type-2 CEVI57-like, with product MATIKSCSSRLLPVALLLRGLIVMGSTPGLEAKDKDGKVCIEICLEADYMTCPSTGNAKLNPACNCCLANEDGCTIYLKDGTVEKCPRT